Proteins found in one Bremerella volcania genomic segment:
- a CDS encoding dihydrofolate reductase family protein, with protein sequence MRKIIYFVTASLDGFIARPSGAIDWLIQAEGNEDFGFATFLESIDTVVQGRNTYEQVLTFGPYPYAEKKNFVFSRKLLQCQHAEVVRQGVSDFVRWIHSRPGKDVWLVGGGQLAASFLHVGAIDEIKVFVQPILLGEGLPIVAHIGRDTRLKVKYSHTFGQGLVQIDYDVLR encoded by the coding sequence GTGAGAAAGATCATCTATTTCGTTACGGCCAGCCTGGATGGATTCATCGCGCGGCCCAGTGGAGCCATCGACTGGCTCATTCAAGCCGAAGGGAACGAAGACTTCGGTTTCGCCACGTTCCTCGAATCGATCGATACGGTCGTTCAGGGCCGCAACACGTACGAACAGGTTTTGACCTTCGGTCCTTACCCCTACGCCGAGAAGAAGAACTTCGTCTTCTCGCGCAAGCTGCTGCAGTGCCAGCATGCGGAAGTCGTTCGCCAGGGGGTGTCCGACTTCGTTCGCTGGATTCATTCGCGGCCAGGCAAAGACGTCTGGCTGGTAGGTGGCGGACAACTGGCCGCTTCGTTTCTGCATGTCGGAGCGATCGACGAAATCAAAGTCTTCGTCCAGCCCATTCTCCTGGGGGAAGGCCTACCGATCGTGGCCCATATCGGTCGCGATACGCGGCTGAAAGTGAAGTACTCGCACACCTTTGGTCAGGGACTGGTGCAGATCGACTACGACGTCCTGAGGTAG
- a CDS encoding TolC family protein produces the protein MAVGKLNVWQWSLVLAVPSFAGCVLPYSKPATYSEEIVPVAPASISQSEGKPDVALVDHQEPISVIQPPVLEPTNILPPETSPSDIPAFEVAQATKVPAIPTSTASGLTLAQLQDLALANNPTIRQISASAQAASDYRYQVGLSANPVVGYSGSQLADQNTDQHLVTVDREFVTAGKLDLNRNVLGHAVEAQKWDVESQRYRVLTDVRLAFVDALVAQRRMDVIDDFHGVVAKGAELAQKRFEAKEASQSDQLQAEIQLNEVEVLRQQAQFAWDAAWQEMAATAGVPNMQRSQLSGELNPQVGNLEWEAIYSDLLGNSPELRASYSRVHQARANMSRQEVQHIPNILAGIQAGHDNSTGSGMINVTVGAPIPVFNDNSGNVSAAYREYCRATHAVKRIEMSLKARLAGVAKEYDSALVAVERYEQQILPKAKRTLDLSEQAYAAGEFSFIQVLIVRRTYFDTNLQYISALGELAKAHAKIDGLLLTGGLDEPTDFQGSDALRGQTFSQQ, from the coding sequence ATGGCAGTCGGGAAACTTAACGTTTGGCAATGGTCACTGGTGTTGGCAGTCCCTTCGTTTGCTGGTTGCGTGCTTCCCTATTCCAAGCCGGCAACCTACTCGGAAGAGATCGTCCCGGTTGCTCCGGCGTCGATTTCTCAGTCGGAAGGGAAGCCTGACGTCGCGCTGGTCGATCATCAAGAGCCGATTTCGGTGATTCAGCCGCCGGTGCTCGAACCAACCAACATCCTTCCGCCTGAGACCTCTCCGTCGGACATTCCGGCGTTTGAAGTCGCTCAAGCCACCAAGGTCCCAGCGATACCGACGTCCACCGCCAGTGGCCTGACGCTTGCCCAACTGCAAGACCTGGCCCTGGCCAACAATCCGACGATCCGCCAGATCTCGGCCTCGGCCCAGGCCGCTTCCGATTATCGCTACCAGGTTGGCCTCTCGGCGAATCCCGTCGTCGGTTATTCGGGAAGCCAATTGGCCGATCAAAACACCGATCAACACCTGGTGACGGTCGATCGCGAGTTCGTCACGGCCGGCAAGTTAGACCTCAACCGCAACGTGCTTGGCCATGCCGTTGAAGCGCAGAAGTGGGACGTGGAGTCGCAGCGCTACCGCGTGCTGACTGACGTTCGCCTGGCTTTCGTCGATGCGTTGGTCGCCCAGCGTCGGATGGACGTGATTGACGATTTTCATGGGGTCGTTGCCAAAGGGGCCGAACTGGCTCAAAAGCGTTTCGAAGCGAAGGAAGCATCGCAGTCCGATCAGCTTCAAGCCGAAATTCAGTTGAACGAAGTGGAAGTCCTGCGACAGCAGGCCCAGTTTGCCTGGGATGCCGCCTGGCAAGAGATGGCCGCCACCGCCGGCGTACCGAACATGCAGCGCAGTCAGCTCTCGGGCGAGTTGAACCCTCAGGTCGGTAACCTCGAGTGGGAAGCCATCTACAGCGATTTGCTGGGCAACAGTCCGGAACTGCGTGCCAGTTACAGCCGCGTGCACCAGGCCCGGGCAAACATGTCCCGCCAGGAGGTGCAACACATTCCCAATATCCTCGCTGGTATCCAGGCAGGGCACGATAACAGCACCGGCAGCGGCATGATCAACGTGACCGTCGGTGCCCCGATTCCGGTTTTTAACGACAACAGTGGCAACGTCTCGGCCGCCTATCGCGAATATTGCCGAGCCACGCATGCCGTCAAGCGCATCGAGATGTCGCTCAAAGCCCGCCTGGCTGGCGTCGCCAAGGAATACGACTCGGCCCTGGTCGCCGTCGAAAGGTACGAACAGCAGATTCTGCCGAAGGCCAAACGAACGCTCGACCTTTCCGAACAAGCGTACGCCGCCGGAGAGTTCTCATTCATTCAGGTGCTGATCGTCCGACGAACCTACTTCGATACGAACCTGCAGTACATCAGCGCGCTGGGTGAACTGGCCAAAGCCCACGCCAAGATCGACGGCCTACTTCTCACCGGTGGCTTGGACGAGCCGACCGACTTCCAAGGCAGCGACGCCCTGCGAGGCCAAACGTTCAGCCAGCAGTAA
- a CDS encoding DUF1559 family PulG-like putative transporter: protein MTSSDFPRRAFTLVELLVVIAIIGVLIALLLPAVQQAREAARRMQCTNNLKQFGLGLHNFHDTFGNLPAGGYGPNTPAMHDRMSGFVPLMPFLEQGAAYEQFNIDESVDHSSNATAIVTLLDVMFCPSRRSPTAAPSTSYYMPTCSRGDYAFSSGGEGSHCNTTDPKLFDGMFSQYTKMQFSQIVDGLSNTIAIGEKRVERRSDAETDSTLINMDGPAYRWGYHSTRNFKSPLSSPLLTSLSDLDANFGSSHAGRGVNFLFGDGSVHYIPQTVNWTVMQNLANRADGNPVTLP, encoded by the coding sequence ATGACATCCTCAGATTTCCCCCGTCGCGCATTTACGTTAGTTGAACTGTTGGTGGTCATCGCGATCATTGGAGTGCTCATTGCGTTGTTGTTGCCCGCGGTTCAGCAAGCACGTGAGGCGGCCAGGCGAATGCAGTGCACCAATAACCTCAAGCAGTTTGGCTTGGGTCTGCACAACTTTCACGATACGTTTGGTAACCTGCCGGCGGGAGGTTACGGCCCCAACACGCCAGCGATGCATGACCGCATGAGCGGTTTTGTGCCGTTGATGCCGTTCCTCGAGCAAGGGGCCGCCTACGAACAATTCAATATCGACGAATCGGTCGATCACTCGTCCAATGCGACCGCGATCGTGACGCTTCTGGATGTCATGTTCTGTCCTTCCCGCCGAAGCCCTACCGCTGCTCCCTCAACCAGTTACTACATGCCTACGTGCTCGCGTGGAGACTACGCGTTTTCATCTGGCGGAGAAGGGAGCCACTGCAACACGACCGATCCGAAACTTTTCGATGGCATGTTCAGTCAGTACACCAAGATGCAGTTTTCGCAAATCGTCGACGGTCTCTCGAATACAATCGCCATCGGTGAAAAGCGGGTCGAACGACGATCAGATGCCGAAACCGACTCGACGCTGATCAACATGGATGGTCCGGCCTACCGCTGGGGATATCATTCGACTCGGAACTTCAAGTCGCCGCTAAGTTCGCCACTGCTCACGTCGCTGAGCGATCTGGACGCCAACTTCGGCAGCTCGCATGCTGGCCGAGGGGTGAACTTTCTCTTCGGGGACGGCTCGGTGCATTACATTCCCCAAACGGTCAACTGGACGGTGATGCAGAACCTGGCCAATCG